In a genomic window of Sardina pilchardus chromosome 20, fSarPil1.1, whole genome shotgun sequence:
- the adi1 gene encoding acireductone dioxygenase has translation MDAWFMDDSDEDQRLPHKLDPNQPVSLEELQKIGVFYWRLNADIYENDPELEKIRKERGYSYMDIITVHKDKLPNYEEKLKMFYEEHLHLDEEIRYILDGTGYFDVRDKDDRWIRIAMSKGDMITLPAGIYHRFTMDQTNYAKAMRLFVGEPVWKAYNRPADDFEIRKAYLSSLQCA, from the exons ATGGATGCATGGTTCATGGACgactctgatgaagaccaaCGATTACCACATAAACTTGACCCAAACCAACCGGTATCCCTAGAGGAACTGCAGAAAATCGGAGTTTTCTATTGGAGG TTAAATGCAGACATCTATGAAAATGACCCAGAACTAGAGAAGATCCGTAAAGAGAGGGGCTATTCATATATGGACATCATAACTGTACACAAGGACAAACTCCCCAACTATGAAGAAAAG TTGAAAATGTTTTATGAAGAGCACCTACACCTGGATGAGGAAATCCGCTACATCTTGGATGGGACAGGCTACTTTGATGTCAGGGATAAAGATGACCGCTGGATCAGGATTGCCATGTCCAAAGGGGACATGATCACTCTGCCAGCAGGCATTTACCATAGGTTCACCATGGACCAAACA AACTATGCAAAAGCCATGAGGCTGTTTGTGGGGGAGCCTGTGTGGAAGGCTTATAACCGGCCTGCTGATGACTTTGAAATCCGCAAGGCATATCTGAGCTCATTACAATGTGCTTAA